Part of the Enterobacter pseudoroggenkampii genome, GATCGACCATCAGAAACAATACACCCGTATCCAGGCCAGCCTGTTCACGCCTTCGACAGCCGAGAAAAACCGTCTTGAGCACCGCATCGCGCAGCTCCAGCAGCAGATGACGGAAGCGCCCCCTGCGCTTCCGGTGCAGCGGGTGGAAAAAATGACCTGCGATGTGAACCAGACTGACGATCAGTACGGCGCCGTGGTTCGTCAGATGCAAAAGGCGATTCGCGCCGGGGAAATTTTCCAGGTGGTACCGTCCCGTCGCTTCTCACTGCCCTGCCCGTCGCCGCTCGCCGCCTACGACGTGCTGAAAAAGAGCAACCCGAGCCCGTACATGTTCTTTATGCAGGACAACGACTTCACGCTGTTCGGCGCCTCGCCGGAAAGCTCGCTGAAGTACGACGCCACCAGTCGTCAGATTGAGATCTACCCGATTGCCGGAACCCGTCCTCGTGGACGTCGCGCCGACGGCTCTCTTGATCGTGATTTGGACAGCCGTATCGAACTGGAAATGCGTACCGACCATAAAGAGCTCTCCGAGCACCTGATGCTGGTTGACCTGGCGCGTAACGATCTGGCCCGTATTTGCACCCCGGGCAGCCGCTACGTGGCGGACCTGACTAAAGTCGACCGCTATTCGTTCGTGATGCACCTGGTCTCTCGCGTGGTTGGTGAGCTGCGCCACGACCTCGACGTCCTGCACGCCTACCGCGCCTGCATGAACATGGGCACCCTGAGCGGTGCGCCGAAAGTGCGCGCCATGCAGCTGATTGCCGCGGCCGAAGGACGCCGTCGCGGCAGCTACGGCGGCGCAGTGGGCTACTTCACGGCCCACGGTGACCTCGATACCTGCATCGTGATCCGCTCCGCCTATGTCGAAGACGGCATTGCCACCGTCCAGGCGGGTGCCGGGATTGTTCTTGATTCTGTTCCGCAGTCTGAAGCTGACGAAACGCGCAGCAAAGCCCGTGCTGTCCTTCGCGCCATTGCTACCGCACACCATGCACAGGAGATTTTCTGATGGCTGACATTCTGCTGCTCGATAATATCGACTCCTTTACCTATAACCTGGCAGATCAGCTGCGTGCGAATGGCCACAACGTCGTTATCTACCGCAACCACGTCCCGGCGCAGACCCTGATTGACCGTCTGGCAACCATGCAAAACCCGGTGCTGATGCTCTCCCCGGGGCCAGGCGCACCGAGCGAAGCAGGCTGTATGCCGGAGCTGCTGACCCGCATGCGCGGCAAGCTGCCGATTATCGGCATCTGCCTCGGCCATCAGGCGATTGTTGAAGCCTACGGCGGCTACGTCGGCCAGGCGGGTGAGATCCTGCACGGTAAAGCGTCCAGCATTGAACATGACGGCCAGGCAATGTTTGCCGGGCTGCCGAACCCGCTTCCGGTCGCGCGTTACCACTCGCTGGTCGGCAGCAACATTCCCGCCGGGCTGACCATTAACGCCTCGTTTGAAGGGATGGTGATGGCGGTACGTCACGATGCAGATCGCGTCTGCGGCCTGCAGTTCCATCCGGAATCTATCCTGACCTCCCACGGCGCCCGCCTGCTGGAGCAGACGCTCGACTGGGCGTTACAGAAGCTGGAGCAGACCAATACCCTGCAGCCGATTCTGGAAAAACTGTACCAGGCGCAGACCCTGAGCCAGCAGGAGAGCCACCAGCTCTTCTCCGCCGTGGTTCGCGGCGAGCTGAAGCCGGAACAGCTGGCGGCCGCGCTGGTGAGCATGAAAGTCCGCGGCGAAAGCCCGCAGGAGATCGCCGGTGCCGCTACGGCCCTGCTGGAAAATGCCGCCCCGTTCCCGCGCCCGGACTATCAGTTTGCCGATATTGTTGGCACCGGGGGAGACGGCAGTAACAGCATCAATATCTCCACCGCCAGCGCCTTCGTGGCGGCGGCGTGTGGTTTAAAGGTCGCGAAACACGGTAACCGCAGCGTTTCCAGCCGGTCTGGTTCTTCCGATTTGCTCGCCGCATTCGGTATTAATCTCGATATGAACGCCGAGCGTTCCCGTGAAGCGCTGGATGACCTGGGCGTCTGCTTCCTGTTTGCGCCGAAGTATCACACCGGTTTCCGCCACGCGATGCCGGTTCGTCAGCAGCTTAAAACCCGCACGCTGTTTAACGTGCTCGGCCCGCTGATCAACCCGGCGCACCCGCCGCTGGCGCTGATTGGCGTCTACAGTCCGGAACTGGTACTGCCGATTGCCGAGACGCTGCGCGTGCTGGGTTACCAGCGTGCCGCCGTGGTGCACAGCGGTGGTATGGACGAAGTGTCACTGCATGCGCCAACGCTGGTAGCCGAACTGCGCGACGGCGAAATCCTGAGCTACCAGCTGGAAGCCGCTGACTTTGGTTTAACCCCGTATCACCTGGAAGCGCTGGCCGGCGGTACGCCGGAAGAAAACCGTGACATTCTGACGCGCTTATTACAAGGTAAGGGAGAGGTCGCTCATG contains:
- a CDS encoding anthranilate synthase component 1 — encoded protein: MQTAKPHLELLTCEAAYRHNPTALFHQVCGARPATLLLESADIDSKDDLKSLLLVDSALRITALGDTVTIKALSDNGASLLPLLDAALPSGIENERHPEMRILHFPPVSQLLDEDARLCSLSVFDAFRLLQNLVTVPEDEREAMFFGGLFAYDLVAGFEDLPETEQGNRCPDYCFYLAETLLVIDHQKQYTRIQASLFTPSTAEKNRLEHRIAQLQQQMTEAPPALPVQRVEKMTCDVNQTDDQYGAVVRQMQKAIRAGEIFQVVPSRRFSLPCPSPLAAYDVLKKSNPSPYMFFMQDNDFTLFGASPESSLKYDATSRQIEIYPIAGTRPRGRRADGSLDRDLDSRIELEMRTDHKELSEHLMLVDLARNDLARICTPGSRYVADLTKVDRYSFVMHLVSRVVGELRHDLDVLHAYRACMNMGTLSGAPKVRAMQLIAAAEGRRRGSYGGAVGYFTAHGDLDTCIVIRSAYVEDGIATVQAGAGIVLDSVPQSEADETRSKARAVLRAIATAHHAQEIF
- the trpD gene encoding bifunctional anthranilate synthase glutamate amidotransferase component TrpG/anthranilate phosphoribosyltransferase TrpD, coding for MADILLLDNIDSFTYNLADQLRANGHNVVIYRNHVPAQTLIDRLATMQNPVLMLSPGPGAPSEAGCMPELLTRMRGKLPIIGICLGHQAIVEAYGGYVGQAGEILHGKASSIEHDGQAMFAGLPNPLPVARYHSLVGSNIPAGLTINASFEGMVMAVRHDADRVCGLQFHPESILTSHGARLLEQTLDWALQKLEQTNTLQPILEKLYQAQTLSQQESHQLFSAVVRGELKPEQLAAALVSMKVRGESPQEIAGAATALLENAAPFPRPDYQFADIVGTGGDGSNSINISTASAFVAAACGLKVAKHGNRSVSSRSGSSDLLAAFGINLDMNAERSREALDDLGVCFLFAPKYHTGFRHAMPVRQQLKTRTLFNVLGPLINPAHPPLALIGVYSPELVLPIAETLRVLGYQRAAVVHSGGMDEVSLHAPTLVAELRDGEILSYQLEAADFGLTPYHLEALAGGTPEENRDILTRLLQGKGEVAHEAAVAANVAMLMRLHGEEDLKANVQKVLDVLRSGAAYDRVTALAARG